ATGTGAGTTTCGTGCAAGCGGATCTGAAGAAATTGCCCTTGGAACCCGCGTCGTTCGATTTCGTATTTTCAATCGGCGTGATGCACCACGATGCGGACACGCGAGCGGTCTTCGACGCCGTCGCGAAACTGGTCAAACCGGGCGGTCGGTACTCGGTGTGGCTTTACCGACGGAATCAGTGGTGGCAGGAAGCCATCAACAGCGGCCTCCGCAACGTGACAACTCGACTGCCATCAACAGTTCTGAAGCCATTCTGTCATCTGGGAGCAGTCCTCGGCGGCACACCGATCGTGAATCGAACGCTGAACAAGGTCGTCAACTTTAGTGCTCACCCAAGCTACGAGAACCGCGTCTGTGATACGTTCGATTGGTGGGCACCGGAGTACCAATACCACCACACGGTCGGAGAACTATCCATCTGGTTTCAGGAAGCCGGGTTCACAAACCTGACTGAACTGCCTCCCGAAAAACAGGGTCGTGCCTACACGTGGGCGTATGAAAAGAACCTGTTGATTGGAAGCGGCGTGAACGTGACAGGATTGAAATGCGGCGAGCCGAGGACGTAAGTCCTCTGGTTCCAGATTTCGATCGATGAGTTCAAAAACGCGGACAAATGCTGTTGAGTCGTCATTTCACCGTGTTCGTTGCAACAGCCATTTTGCATTTCGGCATTAGAGCAGTTTACCTCTTGTCGTGTACGGTTCGGGCTCGTGGAAAACAGCATCCATAGTACGAAACGCTTGTTCCGCGGCCACAAGTCAGCGTAACACGCTGTAATAAACCAGAGGACTTACGTCCTCGGCTCGCCTCTATTCTTCCGCCGCTGCCACAGTGGCCGCGTCACCGGCCTTGGGGATCGCGATAAACGAAGTGGCAACGCTGCCGTCTTTCGAATTCCAGACGCGGATTTCGCCATCATAGCTGCCCGTGGCGATCAGGTTTTTCGCAGCGTTGTAACTTAGCGTGTAAACCCAGTCCTTATGCCCGGCGAACGTACGAATGACTTTGCCGTTGGCGAGGTCGTGTTCACGAGCATTGCGATCTGCACTGGCGGTCAACAGATGGTTGTCCGGTGTCACTTCGACTCGGAAAATGTCGCTACCGAAGCCACCAATCTTACGAGCTTCCTTCGCGTCCGCGACTTTCCAAACTCGCGCCTGCCGGTCGCTGCCAGCACTGACAATGCTGTTGCCATCGGTCAGGAAGGCAGCCGAAAAGACAGCGTCTGCGTGGCCGTTAAACGTGATGACCGACTGGCCGCTGGCGACGTCAAACACGCGGGACGTCTTGTCACGGCTGGCGGTCACCAGTTGCTTACCGGTCGGAGACCAATTCACGTCCATCACCCAATCGGCATGGTCTTCGATCTGCACCAGTTGGTTGCCGGATTCCACGTTGACCACATAGACAACTCGATCCGCACCAGCGGCGGCGACCGATTTGCCGTCCGGGCTGTAGCTGACAGCAAAAATAACGTCCTTGGTGCGAACCAGTGTTTTCTGATGAGCACCGTCGGCCGTTGAAAACAGTTTGACTTCACCGAGCTGGCCTGGTGTTCCGGCGGCGACCGCCAGCTGGCTTCCATCGGCACTGAATTCCAGATCGTAAACTCGTTCGGCGACGTTAGTAATCCGACGAATCAGACTGCCGTCATCCGTTTTCCAAAGCAGGATTTCATGGTAGCCGGACGACGCCAGAATGCTGGCATCCGCATTGAACGCAGTCGCTGTCACGGGGATCGGTACGCGGTAGGTCTCCGGCGGCAGCGGCTGAGCGATCTCGGGCATCACTTGAAACAGGTCTGCCGTGGCAACAACGCCCGCATCAAGCGGTGCACCGCTGTTGATCCATTGTTTGATAATCGCGATTTCTTCCATGGTAAGCGGGTCCGCGTCCTTCGGCATCGAACCATCGTCAACCATCGCCCATAGCAGTGAACTTTCGGCATCATGAGCTTCAAAGGCTGCTCCGGATTCTCCGCCTTTCGCGATTGCCGCAAACGAATCCATGTTCAGACGCCCACTGGCCGTTCGCGTGTTGTGACAGGCGACGCAGCGCTTGGCGAAGATCGGAGCGATGTGTTCGGAGAAGGAAACGAAACGTCCGAGTTCTGCGAGTGAAGTTTCGGCCAGCTTCTGCTTGTTGACGAATTCTTCTTCAAGAGATTTCACGGCAGCGGCTGCGGAAGCAATCTGAGGTTCCAGCTCCGCCTGTTGAGCTGCCAGTGCCTCCTGCTGCGATTTTGCATCGGCGATTCGCTTGTTCTGCAGACCATCGGCGCTCTGCAGGTCCGCAACTTTTAGCTGCAGGCGAAAGTGTGAGCGGCTGTGTTCGGCGTATTTGTCCTGGTATTCTCGCAACTTCGCTTCAGCCGCTGTGTATTCCGCCTTAGCGGCATCCAGTTGCTTCTGAGCCCCTGCCAACTTCGCGTCCGTGGTGGCAACCAGTTCGGCGGCTCGCTTTTGAAGAGCATGCACGGCATCCAGAGACTTGGCAAGTTCCGCACCCGCTTCGAGGGGATCGCTGCCCGCAGTCTTCGCCGCCGCCTGAAGTGCTGCCAGTGATTCCTGCAGTGTCTTAGCGCTGCCGTTCACCTGAGCCAAAGCAGCCTGAGCTTTGTGGCGACGCGAGCGTTCCGCTGG
This DNA window, taken from Fuerstiella marisgermanici, encodes the following:
- a CDS encoding c-type cytochrome domain-containing protein, with protein sequence MNTLFRLSLCFVIAVLPVHSSGTSLGADNDTAAIQAKLNAVRQQQMAAEKQITLKKATIDVANERVAQLQKQLKESQQRIAAAEKSLQSAVANKAAAEKQAATLAADLKRHQQADALVANAAAVQQKVVAAKAKHQTLQDQLAALKISQAEQQQLESKAVADLKAATEQLPKTKEELTKARAALDAAGREVDVAKLATEKRRQSVKALEAAIPAERSRRHKAQAALAQVNGSAKTLQESLAALQAAAKTAGSDPLEAGAELAKSLDAVHALQKRAAELVATTDAKLAGAQKQLDAAKAEYTAAEAKLREYQDKYAEHSRSHFRLQLKVADLQSADGLQNKRIADAKSQQEALAAQQAELEPQIASAAAAVKSLEEEFVNKQKLAETSLAELGRFVSFSEHIAPIFAKRCVACHNTRTASGRLNMDSFAAIAKGGESGAAFEAHDAESSLLWAMVDDGSMPKDADPLTMEEIAIIKQWINSGAPLDAGVVATADLFQVMPEIAQPLPPETYRVPIPVTATAFNADASILASSGYHEILLWKTDDGSLIRRITNVAERVYDLEFSADGSQLAVAAGTPGQLGEVKLFSTADGAHQKTLVRTKDVIFAVSYSPDGKSVAAAGADRVVYVVNVESGNQLVQIEDHADWVMDVNWSPTGKQLVTASRDKTSRVFDVASGQSVITFNGHADAVFSAAFLTDGNSIVSAGSDRQARVWKVADAKEARKIGGFGSDIFRVEVTPDNHLLTASADRNAREHDLANGKVIRTFAGHKDWVYTLSYNAAKNLIATGSYDGEIRVWNSKDGSVATSFIAIPKAGDAATVAAAEE
- a CDS encoding class I SAM-dependent methyltransferase; this translates as MADKIDSQLLTQLRSPENGRALKFDSTSGRIQSADGKGSWPVIDGIPRFVSDEHLKSFGDQWTTYEVAHDDEDRATFVAKTGMPLEELRGLRVLDAGCGGGRYSRICGEAGATVIAADHSRAVDKAQQLCSHLDNVSFVQADLKKLPLEPASFDFVFSIGVMHHDADTRAVFDAVAKLVKPGGRYSVWLYRRNQWWQEAINSGLRNVTTRLPSTVLKPFCHLGAVLGGTPIVNRTLNKVVNFSAHPSYENRVCDTFDWWAPEYQYHHTVGELSIWFQEAGFTNLTELPPEKQGRAYTWAYEKNLLIGSGVNVTGLKCGEPRT